One region of Bartonella alsatica genomic DNA includes:
- a CDS encoding invasion associated locus B family protein: MSHENIYSVVSVLAGAVALFLTIYSSAKAQTLSQGWYKVCSKQHDVDVCNTMNTVVSNTGQPLTAFNLVEIKGKQNEKRIGIQVPTGRFLPEGVHIQIGDNFSKKIPYIICNGPSCIANDVLDDKLITAMKSGSKMIVTTINFRGSANPIEFSLNGFTTAYTGPGMEEKDFQQEQIKLQQAIQSKQKEIEDRMRAEQEKAKQK, translated from the coding sequence ATGTCGCATGAAAATATCTATTCTGTTGTTTCAGTATTAGCTGGAGCTGTTGCTCTTTTTCTTACAATTTATTCTTCTGCAAAGGCGCAAACTCTATCTCAAGGTTGGTATAAGGTTTGCAGTAAGCAACATGACGTTGATGTTTGTAATACAATGAACACTGTTGTATCGAATACTGGTCAGCCTTTAACGGCTTTTAATCTTGTTGAAATAAAAGGAAAACAAAATGAAAAACGCATAGGTATCCAAGTGCCTACAGGTCGTTTTTTGCCAGAAGGAGTTCATATTCAAATAGGAGATAATTTCTCTAAAAAAATTCCTTATATTATTTGCAATGGACCGAGTTGTATTGCCAATGATGTCTTAGATGATAAGCTTATCACTGCGATGAAAAGTGGTTCGAAAATGATTGTAACCACAATTAATTTTCGTGGTTCAGCTAATCCTATTGAATTTTCTCTTAATGGATTTACAACTGCATATACAGGCCCTGGTATGGAAGAAAAAGATTTTCAACAAGAACAAATAAAGTTGCAACAGGCTATTCAATCAAAGCAAAAAGAGATCGAAGATCGTATGCGAGCTGAACAAGAGAAAGCTAAACAAAAATAA
- a CDS encoding N-acetylmuramoyl-L-alanine amidase family protein, with protein sequence MIKGISSKKSKAVYWDIILYVSCCLLFFASQTNIQAADALKLINLRTIGDKAHTRIIAVFNAEPNAHLQILDKPTRLIINLPTVDFSAQNTVLKKQNTLSNMWSDIRYGFSDIRTSRIILTSKFAFVVEKSTVQKLENGLWQLLIDISKSTQEKFNEAFEKQQKVNLYTKTQRMPIRNFRVVLDPGHGGIDGGAQGISGILEKDITLAFARVLRDELKKDSHITVALTRDSDVFLKLSERVKKAQEFNADLFISIHADTIKVHSLRGATVYTISDKASDAIAKSLAENENKVDLLDGSLSDESLEVTDILMDLTRRETHAFSVNFANSVVSNLLKNNINLINNPHRYADFQVLRASDIPSVLIEIGYLSNKEDEKLLNNPQWRKQMAVSIAHSIRQFTEYKQKITQPL encoded by the coding sequence ATGATAAAAGGGATTTCTAGCAAAAAGTCAAAAGCAGTCTATTGGGATATTATTTTGTACGTCTCATGTTGTTTACTGTTTTTTGCATCCCAAACAAATATCCAAGCAGCAGATGCTTTAAAACTTATTAATTTGCGAACTATTGGTGATAAAGCACACACACGTATTATTGCGGTTTTTAATGCTGAACCAAATGCTCATTTACAAATTTTGGATAAGCCCACCCGATTGATTATTAATTTACCTACCGTTGATTTTTCAGCGCAAAATACAGTTTTAAAGAAACAGAACACATTATCAAACATGTGGTCAGATATACGTTACGGTTTCTCTGATATACGGACTTCACGCATTATTTTGACGAGTAAATTTGCTTTTGTTGTTGAAAAAAGTACAGTACAAAAATTAGAAAATGGTTTATGGCAGCTGCTAATTGATATTAGTAAAAGCACCCAAGAAAAATTTAATGAAGCATTCGAAAAACAACAAAAAGTCAATCTTTATACAAAAACACAACGAATGCCAATACGTAATTTTCGTGTTGTTCTTGATCCTGGTCATGGTGGAATTGATGGTGGTGCACAAGGTATTAGTGGGATTTTAGAAAAAGATATAACACTAGCATTTGCACGTGTTTTACGAGATGAATTAAAAAAAGATTCTCATATCACAGTTGCCTTGACACGTGATTCTGATGTCTTTTTAAAATTAAGTGAAAGGGTTAAAAAAGCGCAAGAATTTAATGCTGATCTTTTTATATCTATTCATGCGGATACCATTAAAGTACATTCTCTTCGTGGTGCCACAGTTTACACTATATCAGACAAGGCATCTGATGCAATTGCAAAATCTTTAGCTGAAAATGAAAATAAAGTTGATCTTTTGGATGGTTCTCTTTCTGATGAATCGCTTGAAGTTACAGATATTTTGATGGATCTTACTCGACGTGAAACGCATGCATTTTCAGTAAATTTCGCTAATAGTGTTGTCTCAAACTTATTAAAAAATAATATCAATTTGATCAATAACCCTCATCGATATGCCGATTTTCAAGTCTTAAGAGCTTCAGATATACCCTCTGTTTTGATAGAAATCGGTTATTTATCCAATAAAGAGGATGAAAAATTATTAAATAATCCCCAATGGAGAAAACAAATGGCTGTCTCGATCGCTCATTCTATTCGTCAATTCACTGAATACAAGCAGAAAATTACGCAGCCTCTTTAA
- a CDS encoding penicillin-binding protein 1A, which translates to MMIFLRYLLSFFIILGFCETVIQSAIAKNQTNILPDYEVLSLYEPPVMTRVHAADGSLMAEFATKHRLYLPIQSIPKILKEAFISAEDKNFYQHFGLDPEGLSRALINNIRNIGSGKRPEGASTITQQVAKNFLLSSEATLERKLKEAILAMRIEKTYSKDHILELYLNEIYLGRGTYGIAAASLTYFNKSVNELTLEQCAYLAALPKGPGNYDPFKNTQRAINRRNWVIDRMIANGYVTHEQGKEAKAKPLGVTIRGKDSYVFAADYFTEEVRRRLMHRYGAKTLYEGGLSIRTTLDPRLQLLARRALHNGLIKFDHSQGWRGAYEHIDIKNDWGIELANITGLNDVPEWRLAVVLSANANKVVIGLQPQREASGLLSKKRETAILSEVDSKWALNVVKENGHRRVVQNLSHVLQIGDVIFVEKIPNTNNIYRLQQIPKVEGAVIAMEPHTGRVLAMVGGFSFATSEFNRATQAYRQPGSAFKPFVYAAALDNGYTPASVVLDAPIEIRQYNGEIWQPKNYGGTFAGPSTLRYGIEYSRNLMTIRLAYDMGMPLVAEYAERFGIVDKLQPYLPMALGAGETTVLRMVTAYSIIANGGRSINPSLIDRIQDRYGKTIYRHDDRLCENCNAQSWNNQREPKLIDERDQVLDPMTAYQITSMMEGVIQRGTAVRLRYLNRHIAAKTGTTNDSKDVWFIGFTPDLVVGVFVGYDQPAPLGYNGTGSSLAAPIFGEFMEAALKRKPDVPFKMPEGMILMPINRRTGMLAERGEQDVIIEAFKPGTGPADIYQVIGSTNSFQEGVPIITTSPQVNKALESGTGGLY; encoded by the coding sequence ATGATGATTTTTTTAAGATATCTTCTTAGTTTTTTTATTATTCTTGGGTTTTGCGAAACAGTAATACAGAGTGCAATAGCAAAAAATCAGACGAATATACTTCCTGATTATGAAGTTCTTTCTCTCTATGAACCACCTGTGATGACTCGCGTTCATGCTGCGGATGGTAGCCTTATGGCAGAGTTTGCAACAAAACATCGACTTTATTTACCAATTCAGTCAATACCAAAGATTCTTAAAGAGGCTTTTATTTCTGCTGAAGACAAAAATTTTTATCAACATTTCGGTTTAGATCCCGAAGGGCTCTCTAGAGCTTTAATCAACAATATCCGCAATATTGGTTCAGGAAAACGTCCAGAGGGAGCATCCACCATTACACAACAAGTCGCTAAAAACTTTCTTTTAAGTTCAGAGGCAACATTAGAACGTAAGTTAAAGGAAGCTATTCTGGCGATGCGTATTGAAAAAACCTATTCAAAAGACCATATTCTCGAGCTTTATCTCAACGAAATTTATCTCGGTCGTGGCACTTATGGTATCGCTGCAGCTTCTTTGACTTATTTTAATAAATCTGTCAATGAACTTACTTTGGAACAATGTGCCTATTTAGCTGCTCTTCCAAAAGGTCCAGGAAATTATGATCCATTTAAAAATACACAGCGTGCAATTAATCGGCGCAATTGGGTTATAGATCGAATGATTGCAAATGGATATGTAACACATGAACAAGGAAAAGAAGCTAAAGCGAAACCTTTAGGAGTGACAATACGTGGCAAGGATAGCTATGTTTTCGCTGCTGATTATTTTACTGAAGAAGTACGTCGCCGTTTAATGCATCGTTATGGTGCTAAAACGCTTTATGAAGGTGGGCTTTCCATTCGCACGACACTTGATCCGCGTTTACAACTTCTTGCTCGACGAGCTTTACACAATGGGTTAATTAAATTCGATCATTCACAAGGATGGCGCGGAGCTTATGAACACATTGATATAAAAAATGATTGGGGTATAGAACTTGCAAATATCACAGGATTAAATGATGTTCCTGAATGGCGTTTAGCTGTTGTTCTTTCTGCTAACGCCAATAAAGTGGTGATTGGTTTACAGCCACAGCGTGAAGCTTCAGGCTTATTATCAAAAAAACGAGAAACTGCTATTTTATCTGAAGTTGATTCAAAATGGGCATTAAATGTTGTGAAAGAAAATGGCCACCGAAGAGTTGTTCAGAATTTATCGCATGTCCTGCAAATTGGTGATGTTATTTTTGTTGAAAAAATACCAAATACAAACAACATTTACCGTTTACAACAAATTCCAAAGGTTGAAGGCGCAGTTATTGCTATGGAACCTCATACAGGGCGTGTCCTTGCAATGGTAGGAGGCTTTTCTTTTGCTACATCTGAATTTAATCGTGCAACACAAGCCTATCGTCAACCTGGTTCTGCTTTTAAGCCTTTTGTATATGCAGCAGCACTCGATAACGGATATACACCAGCATCTGTTGTTTTAGATGCTCCCATCGAAATTCGTCAATATAATGGCGAGATTTGGCAACCTAAAAATTATGGTGGTACTTTTGCAGGGCCATCAACACTGCGTTATGGCATTGAATATTCACGTAATCTTATGACAATACGGCTTGCTTATGATATGGGAATGCCTCTTGTTGCTGAATATGCAGAGCGTTTTGGGATTGTAGATAAATTGCAACCTTATCTCCCCATGGCCTTAGGAGCTGGAGAAACAACAGTTTTACGAATGGTTACAGCTTATTCAATTATTGCAAATGGGGGACGCTCTATTAATCCTTCTTTAATAGACAGAATTCAAGATCGGTATGGAAAAACGATTTATCGTCATGATGATCGTCTCTGTGAAAATTGTAATGCTCAGTCATGGAATAATCAACGTGAACCTAAATTGATTGATGAACGAGATCAAGTTCTTGATCCTATGACAGCTTATCAGATTACATCAATGATGGAAGGAGTTATTCAGCGCGGTACGGCTGTACGTTTACGTTACCTCAATCGACATATTGCTGCTAAAACAGGGACTACTAATGATTCTAAAGATGTATGGTTTATAGGGTTTACTCCTGATCTTGTCGTTGGTGTTTTTGTTGGTTATGATCAACCAGCACCGTTAGGATATAATGGAACAGGCAGTTCATTGGCAGCACCTATTTTTGGTGAATTTATGGAAGCAGCTTTGAAAAGAAAACCAGATGTACCATTTAAAATGCCAGAAGGTATGATTTTAATGCCGATTAATCGTAGAACAGGAATGCTCGCAGAAAGAGGAGAACAAGATGTTATTATAGAAGCATTTAAGCCAGGAACTGGGCCTGCTGATATATATCAGGTCATTGGTAGTACAAATTCTTTTCAAGAAGGTGTTCCTATAATAACCACTTCTCCACAAGTTAATAAGGCGCTTGAAAGCGGTACAGGTGGGCTGTATTAA
- the mfd gene encoding transcription-repair coupling factor yields MPILKKIIIPKDIPVHMIFDGVTDGFEAFALAKLSSEIAQDKPLIYVVRDGTKIAHLQQVLNFIEPNLPILQFPGWDCLPYDRVSPGIAVMARRLSALSHIASLRKNPSTAIILTTANAIMQKLPPREMIEAQIIRTRVGQHMNMEHLIQFLEFNGFERVTVVHNIGEFAVRGGIIDIFSPVDVEPLRLDFFGDILETIRVFDSETQRTTSKRTEFLLHSMSEVVLTPEFISRFKRNYIRTFGVSQKNNILYESISQGRRFSGMEHWLPFFYEHLDNFFDYCDDLPVVFEYLIEEALNERYRLIQDYYNARKERENDKESFSSYHPIEPNLLYLTPEQVLEYAQRSGRRIDFTPFNIPQTSKQTIVHTNIKSGYDFIEERKAQEKNVFSSVVHHIASLRAAGKRVLLACWSEGSLNRLLQVLEEHGLQKIDIAKSLRAVRATPRDRVCAAVIMIEHGFEAEDFVIISEQDILGDRLIRSSRRRKHNKNFISEIATLNSGDIVVHIDHGIGQFIGLKTIMTTGILRDCLEIKYAGGDRLFLPIENIELLSRYGSEETDVTLDKLGGVAWQVRKTRLKKHLLQMAGQLIRIAAARATRSAPVFVPPVGPFDEFVACFPYEETEDQMEAIDAVLDDLASGRPMDRLICGDVGFGKTEVAIRSAFVAALNGYQVAVVVPTTLLSRQHYNTFIARFQGLPVKIGHASRLVKTKELAQVKKGILDGTIDIVIGTHALLSDAVNFLRLGLLIIDEEQHFGVKHKERLKELKSDIHVLTLSATPIPRTLGLALSGVRELSLITTPPIDRMAVRTFILPFDSLVIRETLLREYYRGGQSFYVCPRISDLVSVEEYLKTHVPELKFVIAHGQMPAGQLDDIMNAFYDGQYDVLLSTTIIESGLDIPTANTLIVHHAEMFGLAALYQLRGRVGRSKQRAYALFTYPSGKILTPAANRRLKVLQSLDSLGAGFQLASHDMDIRGSGNFLGEEQSGHIKEVGFELYQKMLEEAVAELKNGEQNEDKQWSPQISLGTTVMIPESFVPDLSLRMGLYRRLTELGDLEQINEFAAELIDRFGPLPLEVQHLLKVFYIKTLCRRAHVEKLDTGPRGIVIQFRNNYFANSVALVQWIEKQGSMAKIRPDQSIALIRDWATVNERLIGAVKIMTQLVEMTEKYSI; encoded by the coding sequence CTGATGGATTTGAAGCCTTTGCGCTTGCCAAATTAAGTTCAGAAATTGCACAAGACAAACCACTTATCTATGTAGTCCGAGATGGAACAAAAATTGCCCATTTACAACAAGTATTAAACTTTATTGAGCCCAATTTGCCTATACTTCAATTTCCTGGATGGGATTGTTTGCCCTATGACCGTGTGTCACCTGGAATTGCTGTGATGGCACGTCGATTATCAGCTTTATCGCATATAGCAAGTTTACGTAAGAATCCAAGCACCGCAATTATATTAACAACAGCCAATGCAATTATGCAAAAATTACCCCCTCGTGAAATGATTGAGGCTCAAATTATTCGCACACGTGTTGGTCAACATATGAACATGGAGCATTTAATTCAATTTCTAGAATTTAATGGTTTTGAGCGTGTTACAGTTGTTCATAATATTGGTGAATTTGCTGTGAGAGGCGGAATTATTGATATTTTTTCTCCCGTTGATGTTGAACCTTTACGACTTGATTTTTTCGGAGACATCTTGGAAACTATCCGTGTATTTGATTCAGAAACACAAAGAACAACAAGTAAAAGAACAGAATTTTTATTACATTCAATGAGCGAAGTTGTTCTTACACCCGAATTTATAAGCCGGTTTAAAAGAAATTATATTCGTACATTTGGTGTATCACAAAAAAATAACATACTTTATGAATCAATTTCTCAAGGACGGCGCTTTTCCGGTATGGAACATTGGTTACCGTTTTTTTATGAGCATCTTGATAATTTTTTTGACTACTGTGATGACTTACCTGTTGTTTTTGAATATCTCATAGAAGAGGCATTAAACGAACGCTATCGGCTTATTCAAGATTATTACAATGCTCGCAAAGAGCGTGAAAATGATAAAGAAAGTTTTTCTTCTTATCATCCAATAGAACCTAACCTTCTTTATCTAACACCAGAGCAGGTCTTAGAATATGCACAACGATCTGGGCGACGTATTGATTTTACACCTTTTAATATTCCACAAACTTCTAAACAAACCATTGTTCATACAAATATTAAATCGGGATATGATTTTATAGAAGAACGTAAAGCGCAAGAAAAAAATGTTTTTTCAAGTGTGGTTCACCATATTGCTTCACTGCGCGCTGCAGGCAAAAGGGTTCTTTTAGCTTGTTGGAGTGAAGGCTCTCTCAACCGTTTATTACAGGTTCTTGAAGAGCATGGACTACAAAAAATAGATATTGCAAAATCATTGCGAGCTGTCAGAGCAACACCACGTGATCGTGTATGTGCAGCTGTTATAATGATTGAACATGGTTTTGAGGCTGAAGATTTTGTTATTATATCAGAACAAGATATTCTTGGTGATCGATTAATAAGATCATCAAGACGCCGTAAACACAATAAAAATTTTATTTCTGAAATTGCTACTTTAAATTCTGGCGATATCGTTGTGCATATTGATCATGGTATTGGACAATTTATTGGTCTTAAGACCATTATGACAACTGGCATTTTACGCGACTGTCTTGAAATTAAGTATGCTGGTGGTGATAGGCTCTTTTTACCTATTGAAAATATCGAACTTCTCTCACGTTATGGATCGGAGGAAACAGATGTAACGTTAGATAAGTTAGGTGGTGTTGCTTGGCAAGTACGTAAAACACGGCTAAAAAAACATCTATTACAAATGGCTGGTCAATTGATCCGTATAGCTGCAGCGCGTGCTACGCGCTCTGCACCTGTTTTTGTTCCACCAGTTGGACCATTTGATGAATTTGTTGCGTGTTTTCCTTATGAAGAGACAGAAGATCAAATGGAAGCAATTGATGCCGTTTTAGATGATTTGGCATCAGGGAGACCAATGGATCGCTTGATATGTGGTGATGTTGGCTTTGGAAAAACAGAAGTTGCTATACGAAGTGCTTTCGTCGCAGCATTAAATGGGTATCAAGTTGCTGTTGTTGTACCAACAACTTTGCTTTCACGCCAACATTATAATACTTTTATTGCGCGTTTCCAAGGATTACCTGTTAAGATTGGCCATGCCTCAAGGCTTGTGAAAACTAAAGAACTCGCACAAGTCAAAAAAGGTATATTAGATGGTACGATTGATATTGTCATTGGAACGCATGCATTACTAAGCGATGCAGTTAATTTTTTACGACTAGGACTTCTTATCATTGATGAGGAACAGCATTTTGGCGTAAAACACAAAGAGCGTTTAAAAGAGCTTAAAAGCGATATTCATGTCCTTACACTTTCGGCAACCCCTATACCCCGAACTTTAGGATTAGCATTATCAGGGGTACGAGAACTTTCATTGATAACGACTCCACCTATTGATAGAATGGCGGTACGTACTTTTATTTTACCGTTTGATTCACTTGTTATACGTGAAACATTGCTTCGAGAATACTATCGTGGTGGACAAAGTTTCTATGTTTGTCCCCGTATTTCTGATCTTGTTTCTGTGGAAGAATACCTCAAAACGCATGTGCCCGAACTCAAATTCGTTATAGCCCACGGACAAATGCCAGCTGGACAACTTGACGATATTATGAATGCATTTTATGATGGGCAATACGATGTTCTGCTATCAACAACCATCATTGAATCAGGTCTTGATATTCCAACAGCCAATACATTAATCGTACATCACGCTGAAATGTTTGGTCTTGCTGCTCTTTATCAATTGCGTGGTAGGGTAGGGCGTTCAAAACAACGTGCCTATGCTCTCTTTACGTATCCTTCGGGAAAAATTTTAACTCCTGCTGCTAATCGTCGGCTTAAAGTTTTACAATCTCTTGATAGTTTAGGTGCTGGTTTTCAATTAGCTAGTCATGATATGGATATTCGCGGTTCAGGCAATTTTTTAGGTGAAGAGCAATCAGGGCATATCAAAGAAGTTGGATTTGAGTTGTATCAAAAAATGCTTGAAGAGGCTGTTGCTGAACTAAAAAATGGGGAGCAAAACGAAGATAAACAGTGGTCACCACAAATTTCACTTGGTACAACAGTGATGATACCGGAAAGTTTTGTGCCTGACTTATCTTTACGTATGGGACTTTACCGCCGTTTAACAGAGCTTGGTGATTTAGAACAAATCAATGAATTTGCTGCCGAATTAATTGATCGCTTTGGTCCTTTGCCGCTTGAAGTTCAACACCTTCTTAAAGTCTTTTATATCAAAACATTGTGTCGAAGAGCACATGTGGAAAAATTAGATACTGGTCCAAGGGGGATTGTTATACAATTTCGCAATAATTATTTTGCAAATAGTGTTGCTCTTGTTCAGTGGATTGAAAAACAAGGTTCGATGGCAAAAATTAGGCCAGATCAAAGTATAGCTCTTATTCGTGATTGGGCTACGGTGAATGAAAGACTTATTGGAGCAGTGAAAATTATGACACAGCTTGTAGAAATGACAGAGAAATATTCTATTTAA
- a CDS encoding Rne/Rng family ribonuclease, which translates to MSNKMLIDASHPEETRVVVVHGNTIEEFDFESEHKKQLKGNIYLARITRVEPSLQAAFVEYGGNRHGFLTFSEIHPDYYQIPMADRLALLEEEEKAVVGDNYTDVSTEETNKNKKRSRKTKKDKRTNIMAADIETDMISEITTVDDAEEVFNVNVFHEGIEMVGAEDVREELPTYQRKQGRQYKIQEVIKRRQILLVQIIKEERGNKGAALTTYLSLAGRYSVLMPNTARGGGISRKITNIQDRKRLKEIVKELAVPKGMGVILRTAGANRTKAEIKRDYEYLTRLWDTVRTLTLKSTAPCLVHEESNLIKRSIRDLYNKNINEILVSGDQGYREAKDFMRMLMPSHAKVVQPYREPIPIFVRNNIEIQLDKMLHPQVSLKSGGYIVINQTEALVAIDVNSGRSTKELSVEKTALQTNLEAAEEIARQLRLRDLAGLIVIDFIDMLEERNVKLVEKKLKDCLKSDRARIQVGHISHFGLLEMSRQRIRISVLESTTQPCPHCAGTGNVRSESSIALHVMRSIEEYLLHNPQHNITVRTPAATALYVLNHKRNILVNLEARFKLNISIEADDSIGTQHLIISKGTIAEAVSQSPLVFEDESVEEVDDEILVDSSFIEDKTLVEANQKRWRKNRQGEMNDNSLSTVHKKDETLNDDSRRRIRRRGRRGGRRNQDNGFYQLRIPYAEPVGDFAKQALEEIRTEYRKRRTPTTKPVQFEEEKDSTQHLSIQQDETVKVDTIVKPKKRKARSSKAVQKQQTIENEQSIIIAEPVEEKSIAGSIQKVKTKKVDKTAHKAVEKIIENGKKSTRKAQKKPLSKELTPTKEILEQRSVLEKSVEQTSSKVEKKAKHPVVISSTPDDSPKTERIGWWKRRKLSKS; encoded by the coding sequence ATGTCAAACAAAATGCTTATAGATGCCTCCCATCCGGAGGAAACACGTGTTGTTGTTGTTCACGGCAACACAATTGAAGAATTTGATTTTGAATCAGAACATAAAAAGCAGCTCAAGGGGAATATTTATTTAGCACGTATTACACGTGTAGAACCATCGCTCCAAGCAGCTTTTGTCGAATATGGTGGGAACCGCCATGGTTTTTTGACGTTTTCTGAAATTCATCCCGATTATTATCAAATTCCTATGGCTGATCGTCTCGCTCTTCTTGAAGAAGAAGAAAAAGCTGTAGTAGGAGACAATTATACAGATGTCTCTACTGAAGAAACAAACAAAAATAAAAAACGTTCCCGAAAAACAAAAAAAGATAAGCGCACTAATATCATGGCTGCAGATATTGAAACTGATATGATATCTGAGATAACAACGGTTGATGATGCAGAAGAAGTGTTTAACGTAAATGTTTTTCATGAAGGTATCGAAATGGTTGGTGCAGAGGATGTGCGTGAAGAACTTCCCACCTATCAACGAAAACAAGGGCGTCAATATAAAATTCAAGAAGTGATTAAACGACGTCAAATTTTGTTGGTGCAAATTATTAAGGAAGAACGTGGTAATAAAGGTGCTGCACTTACAACATATTTATCTTTAGCAGGCCGTTATTCTGTTTTAATGCCTAACACAGCACGTGGTGGTGGCATTTCAAGGAAAATTACAAATATACAAGATCGCAAGCGTCTTAAAGAAATTGTAAAAGAATTAGCAGTTCCCAAAGGCATGGGAGTTATTCTGCGAACTGCTGGAGCAAATAGAACTAAAGCTGAAATTAAACGCGATTACGAATATCTCACTCGACTCTGGGATACTGTTCGCACTTTGACACTCAAATCCACAGCGCCATGTCTTGTTCATGAAGAAAGCAATCTTATAAAGCGTTCTATCCGGGATCTTTACAATAAGAACATCAATGAAATTCTTGTTTCTGGTGATCAAGGATATCGTGAAGCAAAAGATTTTATGCGTATGCTTATGCCAAGTCACGCAAAAGTTGTACAACCTTATCGCGAACCTATTCCAATTTTCGTACGTAATAATATTGAAATTCAACTTGATAAAATGTTGCATCCACAAGTTTCTTTAAAATCTGGTGGTTATATTGTTATTAATCAAACAGAAGCGCTTGTTGCTATTGATGTAAACTCTGGCCGCTCTACAAAAGAGCTTTCTGTCGAAAAAACAGCATTACAAACCAACCTTGAAGCTGCAGAAGAAATAGCGCGTCAATTACGTTTACGTGATCTTGCTGGTTTGATTGTGATTGATTTTATAGACATGCTTGAAGAGCGGAATGTGAAGCTGGTTGAAAAAAAGTTGAAAGATTGCTTAAAAAGTGATCGTGCCCGTATTCAAGTTGGTCACATTTCACACTTCGGCCTTTTGGAAATGAGTCGTCAACGTATTCGCATATCAGTTTTAGAAAGTACAACGCAACCCTGCCCCCATTGTGCTGGAACGGGTAATGTTCGTTCTGAATCATCAATTGCTTTACATGTCATGCGCTCAATTGAAGAATATCTTCTTCATAATCCGCAACATAATATTACTGTACGTACACCCGCAGCAACAGCGCTTTATGTGTTAAATCATAAACGCAATATTCTTGTTAATCTAGAAGCGCGCTTTAAGCTTAATATTAGTATTGAAGCAGATGATAGCATTGGAACGCAACATCTTATTATTTCTAAAGGTACAATAGCAGAAGCAGTTTCTCAGTCTCCATTGGTTTTTGAAGATGAAAGTGTAGAAGAAGTAGACGATGAGATTTTAGTAGATAGCTCTTTTATTGAAGATAAAACACTCGTTGAAGCAAATCAGAAACGTTGGCGTAAAAATCGTCAAGGAGAGATGAATGATAATTCTCTTTCCACCGTTCATAAAAAAGATGAAACGCTAAATGATGATTCCCGTCGTCGAATCCGTCGTCGAGGACGTCGTGGCGGTCGCCGTAATCAGGATAATGGCTTTTATCAGCTTCGTATTCCTTATGCAGAACCGGTAGGAGACTTTGCTAAGCAGGCCTTAGAAGAAATTAGAACAGAATACCGCAAACGCCGTACTCCAACTACGAAACCTGTTCAATTTGAAGAAGAGAAAGACAGTACACAACATTTAAGTATACAACAAGATGAAACTGTAAAAGTTGATACGATTGTTAAACCTAAAAAACGTAAAGCGCGTTCTTCAAAAGCAGTGCAAAAACAGCAAACCATTGAAAACGAACAGAGTATAATAATAGCAGAACCTGTAGAAGAAAAATCTATAGCCGGCTCGATACAAAAAGTTAAAACAAAAAAAGTAGATAAAACTGCTCATAAGGCGGTAGAAAAAATTATTGAAAATGGCAAAAAATCAACACGAAAAGCACAAAAAAAGCCACTCTCTAAAGAATTAACTCCAACAAAAGAGATATTAGAACAGAGATCTGTCTTAGAAAAATCTGTCGAACAAACTTCCTCCAAAGTTGAGAAAAAAGCCAAGCATCCTGTTGTTATATCATCAACGCCTGATGATTCTCCAAAAACTGAGCGTATTGGTTGGTGGAAACGCAGAAAGCTTTCCAAAAGTTAA